The Thermodesulfovibrionales bacterium region GGGTATCGCTGCGCTCACGGACAAGAAAGACTAACGGCTACGCAACGGACTGCATTTCGCTTTCTGAGCACTTATGAGGCAGTTTAATGTTCTCGTGTGACAGGATCCCCCGTTTCATCTCCACGATCGATGGACTTTTGCTCTCAAAACGTTCGATGAGATAGGCAGCAGCCACCTCCGGCCTGATCACCTCGCCGCAGGTAAAAATGTCAACTGCCGCATAGCCGTATTCCGGCCACGTGTGAATAGAGAGATGGGACTCCGCGATAACGACCATGCCGCTGATTCCGAAGGGACTGAATTCATGGAAGGAGATATCTACAATGGTGGCCTTTGCTTCTCTTGCTGCAGAGACCAGTGCGTCACGGACTTCTTCGAGACTCTTGAGTATTTCAGGATTGCAATCCTTCAATTCAACTAAAAGATGGGCACCTAAAGCATACAATTCTCTACCCCCCTTCGAGGTGAACTTGCGGAGTGAAGCACTCCCTCTTGAACTAAAAACATACCCCAAAAAGGCATCCTTTGTCAAGAGAAAATTTTCGTTGTTGCTATAAGCGGCTCCTTTGTTCACAAATCTGCAACAAAAACCTTCCAATGGGGAAGGAGAATCCGGTGAGACCAAACCTCGCGCGATATTGACTTTGACAGGACCCAAATGATAAGGTAAAAAACACTGTGAG contains the following coding sequences:
- the speD gene encoding adenosylmethionine decarboxylase translates to MYALGAHLLVELKDCNPEILKSLEEVRDALVSAAREAKATIVDISFHEFSPFGISGMVVIAESHLSIHTWPEYGYAAVDIFTCGEVIRPEVAAAYLIERFESKSPSIVEMKRGILSHENIKLPHKCSESEMQSVA